A section of the Cutibacterium granulosum genome encodes:
- a CDS encoding RNA polymerase sigma factor RpoD/SigA, which translates to MDTKTRVRTTDGIDGKDAVGLYLEGIAKTPLLSAADEVMLAKRIEAGLFAQAVLDGTVETKVEASTEELQQIAEDGEAAMARFVRANLRLVVSVARKYGRSRMPLLDLVQEGNTGLIRAVEKFDYAKGFKFSTYATWWVRQAISRGIAQQGRVVRLPVHVAEQVNQVSAARRDLERELGREPELFEIAEKLDLTEEKVAELVTFGRDHVSLDAPVEDDGDTSLGDLIARETAPGPDSIVLDAEDRTRLEVMLQDLDQRSADVVRRRYGLLDGRQAKLADIGKVWGITAERVRQIERAALATMREANQEAMAA; encoded by the coding sequence ATGGACACCAAGACTCGCGTCCGTACCACTGACGGAATTGATGGCAAAGACGCTGTTGGCCTGTATCTGGAAGGAATCGCCAAGACCCCACTGTTGAGTGCTGCCGATGAGGTGATGCTCGCCAAGCGCATTGAGGCCGGACTGTTCGCCCAGGCCGTCCTGGACGGAACCGTGGAGACGAAGGTCGAAGCCAGCACCGAGGAACTCCAGCAGATCGCCGAGGACGGCGAGGCTGCGATGGCCCGGTTCGTGCGCGCCAACCTTCGTCTGGTCGTCTCCGTCGCCCGCAAGTACGGCCGCTCACGGATGCCGCTGCTGGACCTCGTCCAGGAGGGCAACACCGGTCTCATCCGCGCAGTCGAGAAGTTCGACTACGCCAAGGGCTTCAAGTTCTCCACCTATGCCACATGGTGGGTGCGTCAGGCGATCAGCCGTGGCATTGCCCAGCAGGGACGCGTCGTGCGGCTGCCAGTGCACGTTGCCGAACAGGTCAACCAGGTCTCGGCGGCACGACGTGACCTGGAACGCGAACTGGGTCGCGAACCCGAGCTCTTCGAGATCGCAGAAAAACTGGACCTCACCGAGGAGAAGGTTGCCGAGCTCGTCACCTTCGGCCGGGACCACGTCAGCCTCGACGCACCTGTGGAGGACGACGGTGACACCAGCCTTGGCGACCTCATTGCCCGTGAGACGGCACCCGGCCCGGACTCCATCGTGCTCGACGCCGAGGATCGCACCCGGCTCGAGGTGATGCTGCAGGATCTCGACCAGCGCTCCGCAGACGTCGTACGTCGTCGTTATGGACTGCTCGACGGACGTCAGGCCAAGCTCGCCGACATCGGCAAGGTGTGGGGCATCACCGCTGAGCGGGTGCGCCAGATCGAGCGGGCTGCCCTGGCGACGATGCGTGAGGCCAATCAGGAGGCCATGGCTGCCTGA
- a CDS encoding RNA polymerase sigma factor produces the protein MSAFERIAVTSRSTSSTSKSAVDEEAKPTKTTRKRTSTSSTTRRGSASRTTKSSASATKSGSAGKASGSKTTAKTGTTKSTTSRTSGTKKTSATTAKTSGTKKTTTAKKTATKKKASTASTKASTKSTTTTRKRSTKSTGKKSPAKKKDPTIAEAASGQVDVEAKREGDEIVLTIGGKKRSLDDIDDSKYDPKQAAKDEAELNKEAQGFVVSDNDDTDEPEQQVMVAGATADPVKDYLKQIGKVALLNAAQEVDLAKRIEAGLFAGEQLSDPDASVADADRADYEWIAEDGVVAKNHLLEANLRLVVSLAKRYTGRGMLFLDLIQEGNLGLIRAVEKFDYTKGYKFSTYATWWIKQAITRAMADQARTIRIPVHMVEVINKLARVQRQMLQDLGREPTPEELAKELDMTPEKVVEVQKYGREPISLHTPLGEDGDSEFGDLIEDSEAIVPADAVNFTLLQEQLHDVLDTLSEREAGVVSMRFGLTDGQPKTLDEIGKVYGVTRERIRQIEAKTMSKLRHPSRSQVLRDYLD, from the coding sequence CTGTCCGCCTTCGAGAGGATCGCAGTGACGTCTCGTTCCACGTCCAGCACCAGCAAGTCCGCTGTCGACGAGGAGGCGAAGCCCACCAAGACGACCAGGAAGCGCACGTCGACGTCGTCAACCACACGTCGTGGCAGTGCGTCAAGGACGACCAAGTCTTCCGCTTCGGCCACCAAGTCTGGGTCTGCAGGTAAGGCCAGTGGATCCAAGACGACCGCGAAGACCGGTACAACGAAGTCGACCACGTCCAGAACATCGGGGACGAAGAAGACTTCGGCGACCACTGCCAAGACCTCCGGAACGAAGAAGACGACCACCGCCAAGAAGACTGCTACGAAGAAGAAGGCGTCGACGGCGTCGACCAAGGCTTCCACCAAATCCACCACGACCACGCGCAAGCGGTCCACAAAGAGCACTGGCAAGAAGAGCCCGGCCAAGAAGAAGGACCCAACGATCGCCGAGGCCGCTTCCGGCCAGGTGGATGTGGAGGCCAAGCGCGAGGGTGACGAGATCGTTCTCACCATCGGCGGCAAGAAGCGCAGCCTCGACGACATCGACGATTCCAAGTACGACCCCAAGCAGGCTGCCAAGGACGAGGCGGAGCTCAACAAGGAGGCGCAAGGTTTCGTCGTCTCCGACAACGACGACACCGATGAGCCCGAGCAGCAGGTCATGGTTGCCGGTGCGACTGCCGACCCCGTCAAGGACTACCTCAAGCAGATTGGCAAGGTGGCGCTCCTCAACGCTGCCCAGGAGGTTGACCTGGCCAAACGTATCGAGGCCGGACTGTTCGCCGGTGAGCAGTTGAGTGATCCGGATGCCAGCGTGGCCGACGCCGATCGCGCCGACTACGAGTGGATTGCCGAGGACGGAGTGGTGGCCAAGAACCACCTGCTCGAGGCGAACCTGCGTCTCGTCGTCTCGCTGGCCAAGCGCTACACCGGCCGCGGCATGCTCTTCCTCGACCTCATCCAGGAAGGCAACCTCGGCCTCATCCGCGCCGTCGAGAAGTTCGACTACACCAAGGGCTACAAGTTCTCCACCTATGCAACATGGTGGATCAAGCAGGCCATCACCCGTGCCATGGCCGACCAGGCGCGCACCATCCGCATCCCGGTGCACATGGTCGAGGTTATCAACAAACTTGCCCGTGTCCAGCGCCAGATGCTTCAGGACCTTGGCCGGGAACCCACTCCCGAGGAACTAGCCAAGGAACTCGACATGACCCCCGAGAAGGTCGTCGAGGTCCAGAAGTACGGCCGCGAGCCGATCTCGCTGCACACCCCGCTGGGTGAGGACGGCGACTCCGAGTTCGGCGATCTCATCGAGGACTCCGAGGCGATCGTCCCGGCAGACGCCGTGAACTTCACCCTGCTGCAGGAGCAGCTGCACGACGTCCTCGACACCTTGTCCGAGCGTGAGGCGGGCGTGGTGTCGATGCGCTTCGGCCTCACTGACGGTCAGCCCAAGACCCTTGACGAGATCGGCAAGGTCTACGGCGTCACGCGTGAGCGGATCCGTCAGATCGAGGCCAAGACGATGAGCAAGCTGCGTCACCCGAGTCGCTCCCAGGTGCTGCGCGACTACTTGGACTGA
- a CDS encoding Panacea domain-containing protein encodes MPLFDDRIEAWKNGPVVPSLRHTTVMADEDVRLTDQQKANIDAVLAHYADNPGTALGELSHGERPWQEARGDCAPGENCSSPITHDSMRRAYSAQSTAAGVGPRRVAVPSGRQVADMDDVLSGCAAATKRWERALTLLAQ; translated from the coding sequence GTGCCTCTCTTCGATGACAGGATTGAGGCGTGGAAGAACGGCCCGGTGGTTCCGAGTCTGCGCCACACCACGGTCATGGCTGACGAGGACGTGCGTCTCACTGACCAACAGAAGGCCAATATTGACGCGGTCCTTGCCCACTATGCTGACAACCCGGGCACTGCTCTTGGCGAGTTGAGCCACGGTGAGCGTCCTTGGCAGGAAGCACGTGGTGATTGCGCTCCCGGTGAGAATTGCAGTTCACCCATCACACATGACTCCATGCGTCGCGCTTACTCTGCCCAGAGCACGGCGGCCGGTGTCGGACCACGGCGTGTCGCCGTCCCGAGTGGACGTCAGGTGGCCGACATGGACGACGTACTGAGTGGTTGTGCTGCTGCCACCAAGCGGTGGGAACGTGCACTCACCCTGCTTGCCCAGTGA
- a CDS encoding alpha/beta hydrolase: protein MGSTSRSTRHLLGVTTKLLTATAILMGSVLVLLTIMELTPSFNNAGLAASVLLSSTAPWCVVAALVALTMAWLGRRAERASRIAAILTTIGLVLPLTVCVTTPVTVRHAGGTVNPLSALHTASMISPPDEVLHDTPRKGQSIQVYRPHSPGPHPVLVDIHGGGWNTDAKMPAVLRSLADTGWVVVRPSYPLSTPTRATWEKAPEAVACSWAWAGTHADRLHADTSSMVIMGDSAGGQLAINLSYQIAQGTASTSCGKLHEPAAVIGLYPALDLSQLASLKALGINHAATEYLGGTPEQHPDRYRDANSVTWVSPKAPRTFIVRGGRDTLVPPPGTDRFVARARAAGVGVTDVKIPLLDHAFDSQTRNSLGYQSTVSVLRACLAQVR from the coding sequence ATGGGCTCTACATCCCGATCCACCCGGCACCTGCTTGGAGTGACCACCAAGCTCCTCACTGCCACCGCCATACTCATGGGGAGCGTGCTGGTGCTGCTCACCATCATGGAACTGACCCCGAGCTTCAACAACGCTGGTCTGGCAGCATCAGTCCTCCTGTCATCCACAGCACCGTGGTGCGTCGTCGCCGCCCTTGTTGCACTGACAATGGCTTGGTTGGGCCGGCGCGCCGAGCGAGCCAGTCGTATCGCAGCCATACTCACCACGATCGGTCTCGTGCTGCCACTGACCGTATGCGTGACCACCCCGGTGACCGTGAGGCACGCTGGCGGGACGGTCAACCCTCTCAGCGCGCTGCACACAGCCTCGATGATCTCTCCACCAGATGAAGTCCTGCATGACACGCCCCGCAAGGGACAGTCGATTCAGGTCTACCGACCCCACTCCCCCGGGCCACATCCGGTGCTGGTCGACATTCACGGTGGCGGTTGGAACACCGACGCGAAAATGCCAGCGGTACTGCGTTCCCTGGCTGACACTGGCTGGGTCGTCGTACGCCCCAGCTATCCGCTGTCCACTCCAACCAGAGCAACATGGGAGAAGGCTCCCGAGGCAGTGGCATGTTCCTGGGCCTGGGCAGGAACCCATGCCGACCGGCTGCACGCCGACACCTCGTCAATGGTGATCATGGGGGACTCTGCTGGCGGGCAACTGGCCATCAACCTGAGCTACCAGATTGCCCAGGGCACGGCGTCCACGTCCTGCGGCAAACTGCATGAACCTGCTGCAGTCATCGGGCTCTACCCCGCCCTTGACCTCAGCCAATTGGCCTCGCTCAAGGCCCTGGGGATCAATCATGCGGCCACCGAGTACCTCGGTGGGACACCGGAGCAGCATCCTGACCGGTACCGCGACGCGAACAGTGTGACGTGGGTCTCACCCAAGGCACCGCGCACGTTTATTGTGCGTGGCGGACGCGACACCCTCGTCCCACCCCCCGGCACTGACAGGTTCGTCGCCAGAGCCCGTGCTGCCGGAGTTGGCGTCACCGATGTGAAGATTCCGCTGCTCGATCATGCCTTTGACTCACAGACTCGCAACTCACTGGGATACCAGTCAACTGTTTCGGTGCTGAGAGCATGCCTGGCACAGGTGCGTTGA
- a CDS encoding GNAT family N-acetyltransferase yields MDTSSSVADRQPQHPRVRRATGEDLPDAARVQSECLAEIGAGSIDADVLAALTSEDAVESTVEQWRQLYDEGAQFWVLDDDGAIVGVAMTRRMPPAEAPTTLELATIHVMPRARLRGVADELLSSAIGQEPAFVWVLNTSEHAIGFFEKNGFSLDHTAGSLDNTLGGIPLQRMVRGV; encoded by the coding sequence ATGGACACATCAAGCAGCGTTGCCGACCGTCAGCCACAACATCCTCGGGTGCGCAGGGCGACCGGGGAGGACCTTCCGGATGCAGCTCGTGTTCAGTCCGAGTGCTTGGCCGAGATAGGTGCTGGGTCCATCGATGCCGACGTCCTTGCTGCACTCACGAGTGAGGATGCGGTGGAGTCAACGGTTGAGCAGTGGCGGCAGCTCTACGATGAGGGCGCTCAGTTCTGGGTGCTTGATGACGACGGTGCGATCGTTGGGGTTGCCATGACACGACGCATGCCACCAGCAGAGGCGCCGACCACCTTGGAACTTGCCACCATCCACGTCATGCCGCGGGCACGACTGCGAGGAGTGGCTGATGAGCTGCTGAGCTCAGCCATCGGACAGGAGCCGGCATTCGTCTGGGTGTTGAACACGAGTGAGCACGCCATCGGGTTCTTCGAGAAGAACGGTTTCAGTCTGGACCACACCGCAGGATCCCTGGACAACACCTTGGGCGGGATCCCGCTGCAACGCATGGTTCGGGGCGTTTGA
- a CDS encoding DNA gyrase/topoisomerase IV subunit B produces MPQSGSASSTAKPRAATKRATDRDYEARNILVLEGLEAVRKRPAMYIGSTDTRGLMHCLWEIFDNGVDEALAGFGRRITVTLEKGGSILVTDEGRGIPVDVEPRTGLSGVEVVYTKLHAGGKFGGGAYNVSGGLHGVGASVVNAVSSRLDVEVDRKSTVWGMSFRRGVPGVFDGDGPDAPFTPESGVRKIGKAKRGATGTRVRYWPDSQIFLPDAKLSWSKLADRARQTAFLVPGLEIVITDERGVQTDPQTGDVLETVSETMRFDGGISEFAEYLANDQPVNDVMRLQGKSSFTETVPMLDENGGMTPTDVDRDLEVDIALRWGDGYDTTVRSFVNIIATPKGGTHVQGFEQGLLRAFSSSLEGTRLLKSSDDIVKDDVLEGLTAVVTVSLAEPQFEGQTKEVLGTPPVRRIVSRIVESEMAKFLTSSKAAVKPVARTVMEKVVNASRARVAARAHKENQRRKNALESSHLPPKLKDCRSSDPDLTELFIVEGDSALGTANVARDSEFQALLPIRGKILNVQKADLGAMLKNAECASIIQVVGAGSGKTFDIDQARYGKVIFMADADSDGAHIRTLLATLFFKYMRPMVEAGRVFSAVPPLHRFELINPKRGMEKYIYTYTDAEYQRTAARLTKRGVRFKEPQRYKGLGEMDADQLKETTMDKRHRMLRRITVDDVVEAEHTFEMLMGQEVAPRKKFIVEGAYRLDSEQIDA; encoded by the coding sequence TTGCCCCAGAGTGGATCGGCTTCGAGTACAGCGAAACCGCGGGCAGCAACGAAACGAGCGACGGACCGGGACTACGAGGCGAGAAACATTCTTGTTCTCGAAGGTCTTGAGGCTGTCCGAAAGCGTCCCGCCATGTACATCGGGTCGACGGACACCCGCGGCCTCATGCACTGTCTGTGGGAGATCTTCGACAACGGTGTGGACGAGGCCCTGGCCGGGTTCGGACGCCGTATCACCGTCACCCTGGAAAAGGGCGGGTCCATCCTCGTCACCGACGAGGGTCGCGGTATTCCGGTCGACGTTGAGCCGAGAACTGGGCTGAGTGGCGTCGAGGTCGTCTACACCAAGCTCCATGCCGGTGGAAAATTCGGCGGCGGCGCCTACAACGTCTCAGGTGGCCTTCACGGTGTGGGCGCCTCGGTCGTCAACGCCGTCTCCTCTCGTCTGGACGTAGAGGTGGACCGCAAGTCCACGGTGTGGGGAATGAGCTTCCGACGCGGTGTCCCCGGCGTCTTCGACGGCGACGGCCCCGATGCCCCCTTCACCCCCGAGTCCGGGGTGCGCAAGATCGGCAAGGCCAAGCGGGGAGCCACCGGTACCCGGGTGCGTTACTGGCCGGATTCGCAGATCTTTCTGCCCGATGCCAAGCTGTCGTGGTCCAAGCTTGCCGACCGTGCTCGTCAGACCGCCTTCCTCGTCCCGGGGCTGGAGATCGTCATCACCGACGAGCGTGGCGTCCAGACTGATCCGCAGACCGGCGATGTCCTCGAGACCGTCTCCGAGACGATGCGTTTCGACGGCGGTATCTCGGAGTTCGCCGAGTACCTCGCCAATGACCAGCCGGTCAATGACGTCATGAGGTTGCAGGGGAAGTCCTCCTTCACCGAGACCGTCCCGATGCTGGACGAGAATGGCGGCATGACGCCCACCGACGTCGACCGTGACCTCGAGGTGGACATCGCTCTTCGGTGGGGCGATGGCTATGACACGACGGTGCGTTCCTTCGTCAACATCATCGCCACTCCCAAGGGCGGCACCCACGTCCAAGGATTCGAGCAGGGACTGCTGCGGGCCTTCTCCTCATCCCTGGAGGGCACCAGGCTGCTCAAGAGTTCCGATGACATCGTCAAGGACGACGTCCTGGAAGGGCTGACGGCAGTCGTCACCGTGAGCTTGGCCGAGCCGCAGTTCGAGGGGCAGACCAAGGAAGTGCTCGGTACCCCGCCGGTGCGTCGGATCGTGAGTCGGATCGTCGAGTCCGAGATGGCGAAATTCCTCACGTCGAGCAAGGCAGCCGTCAAACCGGTGGCCCGTACCGTCATGGAGAAGGTCGTCAATGCCTCGCGCGCCCGGGTTGCCGCTCGGGCGCACAAGGAGAACCAGCGACGCAAGAATGCCCTGGAGTCCTCGCACCTGCCTCCCAAGCTCAAGGACTGCCGATCCTCCGATCCCGACCTCACCGAGTTGTTCATCGTCGAGGGTGATTCGGCCCTGGGGACGGCCAACGTGGCACGTGACTCGGAGTTTCAGGCTCTGCTGCCCATTCGTGGGAAGATCCTCAACGTGCAGAAGGCCGATCTTGGCGCCATGCTCAAGAACGCCGAGTGTGCGTCGATCATCCAGGTGGTCGGTGCCGGTTCCGGCAAGACCTTCGACATCGACCAAGCCAGGTACGGCAAGGTCATCTTCATGGCCGATGCCGACTCCGATGGTGCACACATCCGCACGTTGCTGGCGACGTTGTTCTTCAAGTACATGCGACCGATGGTCGAGGCGGGACGGGTTTTCTCGGCAGTGCCACCACTGCATCGGTTCGAACTCATCAACCCCAAACGGGGTATGGAGAAGTACATCTACACCTACACCGACGCTGAGTACCAGCGCACTGCTGCTCGACTGACCAAGAGAGGTGTGCGGTTCAAGGAACCGCAGCGCTACAAGGGCCTGGGTGAGATGGACGCCGATCAGCTCAAGGAGACCACGATGGACAAGCGGCATCGAATGCTCCGGCGGATCACCGTCGACGATGTCGTGGAGGCGGAGCACACCTTTGAAATGCTCATGGGTCAGGAAGTCGCCCCCCGCAAGAAGTTCATCGTCGAGGGTGCCTATCGGCTGGACAGCGAGCAGATCGATGCCTGA
- a CDS encoding DNA topoisomerase (ATP-hydrolyzing) subunit A: protein MARRTAGDDLTESIIDVDVSNEMENSFLEYAYSVIYSRALPDARDGLKPVQRRILYSMDDMNVRPDRPHVKSARVVGQVMGQLHPHGDAAIYDALVRLAQPWSMRLPLADGHGNFGSLDAGPAAMRYTECRMAPAAMAMVEGLGEDTVDFVPNYDGKATEPGVLPAAFPNLLVNGASGIAVGMATNIPPHNLVEVIAALKYLLKNPAADLDKIMRYIPGPDLPTGGSIIGLDGVKSAYTSGRGTFRIRARATIEKVSPRRQGIVVTELPYTVGPEKIIAQIKTLVQSKKLTGIADVKDLTDLKNGTRLVIEIKNGFNPEAVLERLYKMTKLQDSFAINTVALVEGQPRTLGLLELLNVYLDHRLEVTLRRTKFRLGKAEERLHLIEGLLLAIVDIDEVIAIIRSSDDTASARERLMKAFDLDEPQANYILDMQLRRLTKFSRIELESEKDQLSSQIAEYTRIVTSDDELRKVVADELTAVSKKYGTPRRTVLLGSTGITATDVPLEVPDEPCWILMSATGHLARIDTTDPLPSDGPRADHDVITSATRTTTRGEFGVITSAGRLIRARAIDLVSLPATATAPSTSGGSPLTDLIDLDAGERALAVVSLDGDGPELALGTRHGVVKRVNPELLSRDCWEIITLKGDDEVVGAVQTHGDAGELCLITRGAALLHFPLASVRSQGRLGGGVTGMRSADPIIWAGVVADPDSVVVTVAGHDATSGATGSVKVTAFEAYPGKGRGTKGMRCHRFLKGETALVQAWAGARPAVACSPKGRPVELPEVDSRRDGSGTSVAASILAISTRCWSHPTASDSGAAEKTAVEAQPRSTAGSAISPDSPNSPDTVSNLGNDGPIPGPGRETEQPDLFDE, encoded by the coding sequence ATGGCCAGGAGGACGGCCGGCGACGATCTCACCGAGAGCATCATCGATGTGGACGTCTCCAACGAGATGGAGAACAGTTTCCTCGAATATGCGTACTCGGTGATCTATTCACGTGCCCTGCCCGATGCACGCGATGGTCTCAAACCGGTGCAGCGACGCATCCTCTACTCGATGGACGACATGAACGTGCGTCCGGACCGTCCACACGTCAAGAGTGCCCGTGTCGTGGGACAGGTGATGGGCCAGCTGCACCCGCATGGGGACGCTGCCATCTATGACGCCCTGGTCCGGTTGGCGCAGCCGTGGTCGATGCGGCTGCCACTGGCCGATGGCCACGGCAATTTTGGTTCCCTCGACGCCGGCCCGGCCGCCATGCGTTACACCGAGTGCAGAATGGCTCCGGCCGCCATGGCCATGGTGGAGGGGCTGGGTGAGGACACCGTCGATTTCGTCCCCAACTACGACGGCAAGGCAACCGAGCCGGGGGTTCTTCCGGCCGCTTTCCCCAACCTCCTCGTCAATGGCGCTTCTGGCATCGCCGTGGGCATGGCGACGAACATTCCACCACACAACCTGGTGGAGGTCATCGCTGCACTGAAGTACCTGCTGAAGAACCCAGCTGCGGATCTGGACAAGATCATGCGCTACATCCCCGGACCAGACCTTCCCACCGGGGGGTCAATCATCGGACTGGACGGGGTGAAGAGCGCCTACACCTCCGGTCGGGGAACATTCCGGATCCGAGCACGGGCAACGATCGAGAAGGTCAGCCCCCGTCGTCAGGGGATCGTCGTCACCGAGCTTCCATACACCGTGGGCCCGGAGAAGATCATTGCCCAGATCAAGACACTGGTCCAGTCCAAGAAATTGACTGGCATTGCCGACGTCAAGGACCTCACCGATCTCAAGAATGGCACTCGTCTCGTCATCGAGATCAAGAATGGCTTCAACCCGGAGGCCGTCCTGGAACGTCTTTACAAGATGACGAAACTCCAGGACTCCTTCGCCATCAACACCGTGGCACTGGTCGAGGGGCAGCCACGCACCCTTGGCCTGCTCGAACTGCTCAACGTCTATCTCGACCACCGACTCGAGGTCACCCTACGGCGTACGAAATTTCGCCTGGGGAAGGCGGAGGAACGTCTGCACCTCATCGAAGGATTACTGCTGGCCATCGTCGACATCGACGAGGTCATCGCCATCATCCGATCCTCCGACGACACGGCGTCGGCTCGGGAGCGCCTCATGAAGGCCTTCGATCTGGACGAGCCCCAGGCCAATTACATCCTCGACATGCAGCTGCGTCGGCTCACCAAGTTCTCCCGCATCGAGTTGGAGTCGGAGAAGGACCAGCTCAGCAGCCAGATCGCCGAGTACACCAGGATCGTCACGTCCGACGACGAACTGCGCAAGGTCGTCGCCGACGAGCTCACGGCCGTCTCCAAGAAGTACGGCACCCCGCGACGGACGGTCCTGCTGGGGTCCACCGGCATCACCGCAACCGACGTCCCGTTGGAGGTACCCGATGAGCCGTGCTGGATCCTCATGTCGGCCACTGGACACTTGGCCCGTATCGACACCACCGATCCATTGCCATCGGACGGCCCACGCGCCGACCATGACGTCATCACCTCGGCAACACGTACCACGACTCGCGGCGAGTTCGGTGTCATCACCTCGGCAGGACGTCTGATCCGGGCGCGTGCAATCGACCTGGTGTCGCTTCCCGCCACGGCGACGGCACCCTCGACGTCTGGGGGATCTCCCCTCACCGATCTCATCGACCTGGACGCTGGAGAACGAGCGTTGGCAGTCGTGAGCTTGGACGGGGACGGCCCGGAACTGGCGCTGGGCACTCGTCATGGCGTGGTCAAGCGAGTGAATCCGGAGCTGCTCAGCAGGGATTGCTGGGAGATCATCACGCTCAAGGGCGACGACGAGGTGGTCGGTGCCGTACAGACACACGGCGATGCCGGGGAGTTGTGTCTCATCACCCGAGGAGCCGCATTGCTGCACTTCCCGTTGGCGTCGGTTCGGTCGCAGGGGCGCCTGGGTGGCGGAGTCACCGGTATGCGTTCTGCGGACCCGATCATCTGGGCCGGCGTCGTGGCCGATCCCGACTCGGTCGTCGTGACCGTGGCCGGGCACGATGCCACGTCCGGTGCGACTGGATCGGTGAAGGTCACCGCATTCGAGGCCTACCCGGGCAAGGGACGAGGAACCAAGGGCATGCGGTGTCATCGGTTCCTCAAAGGTGAGACGGCCTTGGTGCAGGCCTGGGCAGGGGCGAGGCCAGCAGTGGCCTGCAGTCCCAAGGGCAGACCGGTGGAGCTGCCGGAGGTCGACTCCCGACGTGACGGTTCGGGCACCAGCGTCGCGGCATCGATACTCGCGATCTCCACACGGTGCTGGTCACACCCGACTGCCTCTGATTCAGGTGCTGCCGAGAAGACCGCAGTGGAGGCACAGCCCCGTTCGACTGCGGGCAGCGCCATCAGCCCTGACAGCCCCAATAGCCCTGACACCGTCAGTAACCTCGGAAATGATGGCCCGATCCCGGGGCCGGGACGCGAGACCGAGCAGCCGGACCTGTTTGATGAGTGA
- a CDS encoding App1 family protein — MLVRRGWRNFGAVPAPQVRIEIETGGACIMARTDRLGYLDVRVRNEGLAPGWHDVLLRTEEGRETSAPILVVDSSQTFGIVSDIDDTVISTSLPRGFIAAWNTFVLTEQARQSIPGMARMYQKLLAEHPAAPVIYVSTGSWTTYPFLTRFLRRHGYPTGPMLLTDWGPTNTGWFRSGPNHKRQALRELARDFPNITWLLVGDDGQRDISLYQEFAELQPGHVRAIAIRQLSPTQQVLAHGTAVIMEDDEHAQWVPDPAPLVRAPDGDKLHLLLKDVLS; from the coding sequence ATGCTCGTGCGACGTGGCTGGCGCAACTTCGGTGCCGTGCCAGCCCCCCAGGTGAGGATCGAGATCGAGACTGGTGGGGCCTGCATCATGGCACGCACCGACCGACTCGGGTACCTGGATGTCCGAGTGCGCAACGAAGGGCTCGCCCCCGGCTGGCACGATGTCCTGCTACGCACCGAGGAGGGACGCGAGACCAGCGCACCCATACTCGTCGTCGACTCGTCACAAACCTTCGGCATCGTCTCAGACATCGACGACACAGTGATCTCCACTTCACTGCCGCGCGGATTCATCGCAGCATGGAACACCTTCGTCCTCACCGAGCAGGCCAGACAGTCAATTCCCGGAATGGCTCGGATGTATCAGAAGCTGCTCGCCGAGCACCCCGCTGCTCCCGTGATCTACGTGTCCACCGGATCGTGGACCACATACCCGTTCCTCACGCGATTCCTCCGCAGACATGGGTATCCAACTGGCCCCATGCTGCTCACCGACTGGGGACCGACGAACACTGGCTGGTTCCGTTCTGGCCCCAACCACAAACGGCAGGCGCTGCGAGAACTTGCCCGCGACTTCCCCAACATCACGTGGCTGCTCGTCGGTGACGACGGTCAGCGCGACATCAGCCTGTACCAGGAGTTTGCCGAGCTGCAACCAGGTCACGTCCGGGCCATCGCCATTCGTCAGCTCTCCCCCACCCAGCAGGTGCTGGCACACGGCACGGCAGTCATCATGGAGGACGACGAGCATGCGCAGTGGGTTCCTGATCCCGCCCCCCTGGTACGGGCTCCCGATGGCGACAAACTCCACCTGCTGCTCAAGGACGTGTTGAGCTGA